The following is a genomic window from uncultured Fusobacterium sp..
GTGGTAAATTATTTTTTAAAGACAACAGGTAAGATTATGGTACCAAGATTTTTTAATAGATTGGACATGAATACATCTGGGCTTATAATTGTAGCCAAAAATTCTTATGCTCAATCTTTTTTACAAGAAAAGGGAACAGTAAATAAGTTTTATAAAGCAATAGTAAAAGGGATTGTAGAGAAAGATGAATTTTTAATAGATAGACCTATTGGAAAAGTTGGAGACGAATTAAGAAGAAGAGAACTCACTGTAGAAGAAGGTGGACAAGAGGCACAGACTAAAATAAAAGTTGTAAAGAGATTTGAAGAGGAAAACTTAACTTTAATTGAAGCTGAACTTTTAACAGGAAGAACTCACCAAATAAGAGCACATATGGCATTGGAAGGATATCCACTATTGGGAGATGAACTTTATGGTGGAGAGGATAAGAGAGCTAAAAGACAGATGTTACATTCATATAAAACAGAGTTTACAGATGTTGAAACAGGAAAAATGATAACTGTGGAAATTGA
Proteins encoded in this region:
- a CDS encoding RluA family pseudouridine synthase, producing the protein MKKFIIEPEYDGYEIGTYLKETKGYSGRGLRNLEIYLNGKRVKNNSKKVRKLNRVLIKEKDKETGIKPMEIPIKVAYEDKNLLLIDKDPYIIVHPTQKKVDKTLANGVVNYFLKTTGKIMVPRFFNRLDMNTSGLIIVAKNSYAQSFLQEKGTVNKFYKAIVKGIVEKDEFLIDRPIGKVGDELRRRELTVEEGGQEAQTKIKVVKRFEEENLTLIEAELLTGRTHQIRAHMALEGYPLLGDELYGGEDKRAKRQMLHSYKTEFTDVETGKMITVEIDLPDDMKELLEKR